The Aphelocoma coerulescens isolate FSJ_1873_10779 chromosome 2, UR_Acoe_1.0, whole genome shotgun sequence genome contains a region encoding:
- the ARC gene encoding activity-regulated cytoskeleton-associated protein, producing the protein MQLDNVTSAGVHSFQGHRGVANKPNVILQIGKCRAEMLEHVRRTHRHLLTEVSKQVERELKGLQKSVGKLENNLEDHVPTENQRWKKSIKACLARCQETIAHLERWVKREMNVWKEVFFRLEKWADRLESMGGKYCPGEQGKQTVSVGVGGPEIRPSEGEIYDYALDMSQMYALTPPPGEVPSIPQGHDSYQWVSVSEDAPASPVETQVFEDPREFLSHLEEYLKQVGGTEEYWLSQIQNHMNGPAKKWWEYKQDSVKNWVEFKKEFLQYSEGTLTRDAIKRELDLPQKEGEPLDQFLWRKRDLYQTLYVDADEEEIIQYVVGTLQPKLKRFLSYPLPKTLEQLIQRGKEVQGNMEHSEEPSPQRTPEVQPGDSVETVPPSTTASPVPSNGTQPEPPSPPATVI; encoded by the coding sequence atgcagctggacaatgtCACCAGCGCGGGCGTCCACTCCTTCCAGGGGCACCGTGGAGTTGCCAACAAACCCAATGTAATCCTACAGATAGGGAAGTGCAGGGCAGAAATGCTGGAGCATGTCCGGAGGACCCACCGGCACCTCCTGACCGAGGTCTCCAAGCAGGTGGAGCGGGAGCTGAAGGGATTGCAGAAATCTGTGGGGAAGTTGGAGAACAACTTAGAGGACCATGTCCCAACTGAAAACCAGAGATGGAAAAAGTCCATCAAGGCCTGCCTGGCCAGATGCCAGGAGACCattgctcacctggagaggtgggTCAAGAGGGAGATGAATGTTTGGAAGGAGGTCTTTTTCCGCCTGGAAAAGTGGGCTGACCGCCTGGAGTCCATGGGAGGCAAATACTGCCCTGGGGAACAGGGCAAGCAGACGGTGTCCGTTGGGGTGGGAGGCCCAGAGATAAGGCCAAGTGAGGGGGAGATTTATGATTATGCCCTGGACATGAGCCAGATGTATGCCCTGACCCCTCCTCCTGGGGAGGTGCCCAGCATCCCTCAGGGCCACGATTCCTACCAGTGGGTCTCCGTGTCAGAGGACGCTCCAGCCTCCCCAGTGGAGACCCAGGTGTTTGAGGATCCCCGGGAGTTCTTGAGCCACTTGGAGGAATACTTAAAGCAGGTGGGTGGAACAGAGGAGTATTGGCTGTCTCAGATCCAAAACCACATGAACGGCCCAGCTAAAAAGTGGTGGGAGTACAAGCAGGACTCTGTCAAAAACTGGGTTGAGTTCAAGAAGGAGTTCCTGCAGTACAGCGAGGGAACTCTGACTAGGGATGCCATCAAAAGGGAGCTGGATTTGCCCCAGAAAGAGGGGGAGCCCCTGGATCAGTTCCTTTGGCGCAAGAGAGACCTGTACCAGACCCTCTATGTGGATGCAGATGAGGAGGAGATTATCCAGTACGTGGTAGGAACCCTCCAGCCCAAACTGAAGCGTTTCCTGAGCTACCCCCTGCCCAAGACCTTAGAGCAGCTGATCCAAAGGGGGAAGGAAGTCCAAGGGAACATGGAGCACTCTGAGGAGCCCAGCCCACAGAGGACCCCTGAGGTTCAGCCAGGAGACTCCGTGGAGACCGTGCCCCCCTCAACCACTGCCAGTCCCGTGCCGAGCAATGGGACTCAaccagagccccccagccccccagccaCTGTCATATGA